The following proteins come from a genomic window of Flavobacterium eburneipallidum:
- a CDS encoding RagB/SusD family nutrient uptake outer membrane protein: MNKFKNIGIGLLILTGLSFGSCSKDFLDEEQSNRYTADYFQTPEGLQALTVSLYGNIRWHFGFEWSYGITLYGTDEFTNANDLTNELWNTYDRRLTPFRATTALGAANGNATGPEDLWNQMYYGISSANLIIANADKISDLAIRNRCLAHAYFLRGYNYYRLTAQYGGVVLQTAPVVGVVRNFTRSTEEQCWEQVISDFRNAYNLFQGEIYTYGKGVTWTKATAAHFLAKSLLFRASERNDAWNSSYKDADLKEAIAACTYAITARGPLTSNYSDLYANWTGVDSAAEQRDEILMAAGHNADPITNGRFGNRTYNYFAPQFSSFAGGWVRRGVWIGSMDFQRCRPTEYSYAVFNHVNDARMWKTFKTVYGANTIIAPNSRGLALGDPAIVMILNTKNDNTYNGYTFGAAIQNPTWKDDFSRLPNWTVGSRQTPTSGSLTTKVGQSSPNSLVLYQNGTYVAPNFKNQPICNFFAGINKTDDGSRQAERGDSRRDVTMARLGETYLVRAECYVRLGEYGNAMADINVVRARAQWKNGENRSYYSDGSQAFATNALNTGANATNYINSNLNMNTYYLSNPTQPVTTAASNLTLSTFPANLPPEDEAIITQIGASSNYQRALHFILNERTRELLGEWQRWETLSRTGTLIARAKAFNPEARTNITANKHELRPIPQSFIDGLLNADGTNLTTEQKNAWQNPGYFN, from the coding sequence ATGAATAAATTTAAAAATATAGGAATTGGTCTTCTTATCCTAACAGGATTATCTTTTGGATCCTGTTCAAAAGATTTCCTTGATGAAGAACAATCAAATCGATACACGGCAGATTATTTTCAAACTCCCGAAGGACTTCAAGCATTAACGGTTTCTTTATACGGAAACATCAGATGGCATTTTGGTTTTGAATGGTCATATGGAATCACACTTTATGGTACAGATGAGTTTACCAATGCTAATGATTTAACAAATGAATTATGGAATACTTATGACAGACGATTAACGCCTTTTAGAGCAACTACAGCTTTAGGAGCTGCTAATGGAAATGCTACTGGACCAGAAGATCTTTGGAATCAAATGTATTATGGTATTTCTTCTGCAAATCTTATAATAGCAAATGCTGATAAAATTTCAGACTTAGCTATAAGAAACCGTTGCTTGGCTCATGCTTATTTCTTGCGCGGATACAACTACTATCGTCTTACGGCTCAATATGGAGGTGTAGTTTTACAGACTGCGCCTGTTGTAGGGGTAGTGCGTAATTTTACTCGTTCAACTGAAGAACAGTGTTGGGAACAAGTAATTTCTGATTTCCGTAATGCTTACAATCTTTTTCAAGGTGAAATTTATACGTATGGAAAAGGAGTTACTTGGACTAAAGCTACTGCAGCTCACTTTTTAGCTAAATCGTTATTGTTCCGTGCTTCTGAACGCAATGATGCTTGGAACAGTTCATATAAAGATGCTGATTTAAAAGAAGCTATCGCAGCTTGTACTTATGCAATTACGGCACGTGGTCCTTTGACTAGTAATTACAGTGATTTATATGCCAACTGGACAGGAGTAGATTCTGCTGCTGAACAACGAGATGAAATCTTAATGGCTGCTGGTCATAATGCAGATCCTATTACAAATGGTCGTTTTGGAAACAGAACTTACAACTATTTTGCCCCTCAATTTTCAAGCTTTGCAGGAGGTTGGGTAAGACGTGGAGTATGGATTGGAAGTATGGATTTTCAACGTTGTCGACCAACAGAATACAGTTATGCTGTTTTCAACCACGTAAATGATGCTCGTATGTGGAAAACTTTCAAAACGGTTTATGGAGCTAATACTATTATAGCTCCTAATTCTAGAGGACTTGCTCTAGGAGATCCGGCTATAGTTATGATCTTGAATACAAAAAATGACAATACCTACAACGGATATACTTTTGGAGCTGCAATTCAAAACCCAACATGGAAAGATGATTTTAGTCGTTTGCCAAATTGGACTGTTGGATCTCGTCAAACGCCAACCTCTGGTTCTTTGACAACAAAAGTAGGGCAGTCATCACCTAATTCATTAGTGTTGTACCAAAATGGAACGTATGTTGCGCCCAACTTTAAGAATCAACCTATTTGTAATTTCTTTGCTGGTATTAATAAGACTGATGATGGATCTCGTCAGGCAGAAAGAGGAGATTCTCGTCGTGATGTAACTATGGCTCGTCTAGGAGAAACTTATTTGGTAAGAGCTGAATGTTATGTTCGTTTAGGAGAATATGGTAATGCAATGGCTGACATCAATGTGGTTCGTGCTCGTGCGCAATGGAAAAATGGTGAAAACAGGTCTTACTATAGTGACGGTTCTCAAGCATTTGCTACTAATGCTTTGAATACAGGTGCAAACGCAACAAATTATATCAATTCAAATTTGAATATGAATACCTATTATTTGTCTAACCCAACACAACCTGTTACTACAGCAGCATCTAATTTGACATTAAGCACATTTCCAGCTAACTTACCTCCTGAAGACGAAGCTATTATTACACAAATTGGAGCTTCTAGTAACTATCAACGTGCATTGCACTTTATCCTTAACGAACGTACTCGTGAGTTACTAGGTGAATGGCAACGTTGGGAGACTTTATCTCGTACAGGAACATTAATTGCTCGTGCAAAAGCATTTAACCCTGAAGCAAGAACAAATATTACTGCAAACAAACATGAATTGCGTCCAATTCCACAATCCTTCATTGATGGTTTGTTAAATGCTGATGGAACAAATTTGACAACAGAGCAAAAGAATGCTTGGCAAAACCCAGGTTATTTTAATTAA
- a CDS encoding SusC/RagA family TonB-linked outer membrane protein, with translation MKNKFSLLLVIALFTLFHVSGYAQNKVVKGTITDISGFPIPGVNVIVKGTSTGVSSDIDGKYSIPAAPGQVLVFSATGSKTVEKTVGTTGVENAILTDDVAQLNEVVVVGYGTVKKSDVTGAIARVSAEELTSRPVNNALEALQGKAAGVDITTNERPGQIGTVRIRGQRSLTASSSPLYVVDGVPLLSSSSIETLNPRDIESIDVLKDASATAIYGSRGANGVIIVTTKQGKSGQFTLNYAGTISTTDIVDRAPAMNAGDYVTFRRWAAYNLNPTLYPHPDSPTLANDRILFDSALDGQTSRDNVLKGWASGTWDPSKVTNTDWTDFVTQTGIMNEHVISASGGSEKVNTYGSIGYLSNEGTQRGQTYDRYTAKISNNITPVDWFKFNSSLNVSWSEQDFGMSTLGGRSGSVPNAIYGAAKSVFNIAVPYDANGNLVINPGGETGVYTIMDEWKKSTQLSQTMRILGNFSATFDIGKITSPMKGLSYKVSFGPDFRHWREGVYIDGTSSHRINSNGTAGRNFARLNNNRDFSWTFDNMLTYDRTFADKHKVGATLLQTASAWNIESSTMSASNITNSSFLWNAFGDIDLSNPNNSPSMGSDVVKRQLNSYMARFTYGYDNRYLLTMSGRWDGASQLADGHKWDFFPSAALAWRLDQEEFLKKVTWVDNLKLRFGLGTVGNSSIDPYATKGAINDILLPFNGQSNQIGFTTNEPYYTAPGDLVAMPNPTLGWEVTTQYNLGIDFGFFKNRINGSIELYKSNTDDLLMLVAIPTILGYPNTYANVGKTSNKGVEVTLNFTPIETKGGFTWETNLNGAWQKDRIDGLAYGKNDMPDNSWFIGQSIAVRYGFDNEGMWQNTPEDLAEMVLWKANGYNFTPGNVRPKDQNGDYKMDATDRVVVGNSNPNWTMGWNNTFDYKGFELGINLYGRMGYTASLGGEALTGRSNQRETDYWTPTNTDAEFQKPILGQASSGSQDAYSGLLGFTKASFVKIRNISLGYNFPKDLASQIGFANLKLYAQAVNPGSIYQSVDWYDFDTSATYFNRSFVMGVEVGF, from the coding sequence ATGAAAAACAAATTTAGCCTTTTGCTGGTTATAGCCTTGTTTACATTATTTCATGTATCGGGTTATGCGCAGAACAAAGTTGTTAAAGGTACAATTACAGATATTTCAGGATTTCCTATTCCTGGAGTAAATGTAATTGTTAAAGGCACTTCAACAGGTGTTAGTTCTGATATTGATGGTAAATACTCGATACCTGCTGCTCCGGGGCAAGTATTAGTGTTTAGTGCTACAGGCTCTAAAACAGTAGAAAAAACTGTTGGAACAACTGGAGTAGAGAATGCAATTCTTACAGACGATGTAGCTCAACTAAATGAAGTTGTAGTTGTAGGGTACGGAACTGTAAAAAAATCGGATGTAACAGGAGCTATTGCAAGAGTTAGTGCTGAAGAGCTGACTTCACGACCAGTAAATAATGCTCTGGAGGCTTTACAAGGTAAAGCAGCAGGTGTTGATATTACAACAAACGAACGTCCCGGACAAATAGGAACTGTTCGTATTCGTGGTCAACGTTCCTTAACAGCTAGTAGCAGTCCTCTTTATGTTGTTGATGGGGTGCCATTATTATCGTCATCTTCTATTGAAACTCTTAATCCAAGAGACATTGAATCTATTGATGTATTGAAAGATGCTTCCGCAACTGCTATTTATGGTTCTCGTGGAGCTAATGGGGTAATTATTGTTACTACTAAGCAAGGTAAATCAGGCCAATTTACATTGAATTATGCAGGTACAATCAGTACAACTGATATTGTAGATCGTGCACCAGCAATGAATGCTGGAGATTATGTAACTTTTAGACGTTGGGCTGCTTACAACCTTAATCCTACTCTATACCCTCACCCTGATTCACCAACTTTAGCAAATGACAGAATTCTTTTCGATAGTGCTCTTGACGGTCAAACATCAAGGGATAATGTCTTGAAAGGATGGGCAAGTGGAACATGGGATCCTTCTAAAGTTACTAATACAGACTGGACAGATTTTGTTACTCAAACAGGTATTATGAATGAACACGTTATTAGTGCTAGTGGAGGTTCTGAAAAAGTAAATACCTACGGGTCAATTGGTTATTTAAGTAACGAAGGGACTCAAAGGGGACAAACTTATGATCGTTATACAGCAAAGATTAGTAATAATATAACTCCTGTAGATTGGTTTAAGTTCAATAGCTCTTTGAATGTTTCTTGGAGCGAACAAGATTTTGGTATGTCAACTCTAGGTGGACGTAGTGGTTCTGTTCCGAATGCAATTTATGGAGCAGCAAAATCTGTTTTTAACATTGCTGTTCCTTATGATGCTAATGGTAATTTAGTTATTAATCCAGGTGGCGAAACAGGTGTTTATACTATTATGGACGAATGGAAAAAAAGCACTCAATTGTCTCAAACCATGCGTATTTTAGGGAACTTCTCTGCTACTTTTGATATAGGTAAAATAACTAGTCCAATGAAAGGCTTGAGTTATAAAGTAAGTTTCGGTCCTGATTTTCGTCATTGGAGAGAAGGTGTTTATATTGATGGAACTTCATCACATAGAATCAATTCAAATGGTACTGCAGGAAGAAACTTTGCACGTCTTAACAATAATCGTGATTTCTCATGGACTTTTGACAATATGTTGACTTATGATAGAACTTTTGCTGACAAACATAAAGTAGGAGCTACTTTGCTGCAAACGGCATCGGCTTGGAATATAGAAAGTTCTACTATGAGTGCTAGTAATATTACGAACTCTTCTTTCTTATGGAATGCTTTTGGAGATATTGATTTAAGTAATCCTAACAATAGTCCTAGTATGGGATCTGATGTTGTAAAACGTCAACTTAATTCTTATATGGCACGTTTTACTTATGGTTATGATAACCGATATTTGTTAACCATGTCAGGTCGTTGGGATGGTGCTTCTCAATTAGCAGATGGACATAAATGGGACTTTTTTCCATCAGCTGCTTTAGCTTGGCGTTTGGATCAAGAAGAATTTCTTAAAAAAGTTACTTGGGTTGATAATTTAAAACTTCGTTTTGGATTGGGAACAGTAGGTAACTCATCTATAGATCCTTATGCAACAAAAGGCGCCATTAATGATATTTTACTCCCTTTTAATGGGCAGTCCAATCAAATTGGATTTACTACAAATGAACCATATTACACAGCTCCAGGCGATTTAGTGGCTATGCCTAATCCTACTTTAGGATGGGAAGTTACAACACAATATAATCTTGGAATAGATTTTGGTTTCTTCAAAAATAGAATTAATGGTAGTATTGAACTTTACAAATCAAATACTGATGATTTGTTGATGTTAGTTGCGATTCCAACAATTCTTGGATATCCTAATACTTATGCCAATGTTGGTAAAACTAGTAACAAAGGAGTTGAAGTTACCCTTAATTTCACACCAATAGAGACTAAAGGTGGGTTTACATGGGAGACCAACTTAAATGGTGCTTGGCAAAAAGATAGAATAGATGGATTAGCTTATGGTAAGAATGATATGCCAGACAACTCATGGTTTATTGGACAATCCATAGCAGTTCGATATGGTTTTGATAATGAAGGTATGTGGCAAAATACACCAGAAGATTTAGCCGAAATGGTTCTTTGGAAAGCAAATGGTTATAACTTTACTCCAGGTAATGTAAGACCTAAAGATCAAAACGGTGATTACAAAATGGATGCTACTGATCGTGTAGTTGTTGGTAACAGTAATCCGAATTGGACAATGGGATGGAACAATACCTTTGATTACAAAGGATTTGAATTAGGAATAAATCTTTATGGACGTATGGGGTATACGGCTTCATTAGGAGGAGAGGCGTTAACGGGTCGTAGTAATCAACGTGAAACGGATTATTGGACACCTACTAATACTGATGCTGAATTCCAAAAACCAATTTTAGGTCAAGCTTCTTCAGGATCACAAGATGCTTATTCAGGACTTCTTGGATTTACAAAAGCATCATTCGTAAAAATTCGTAACATTTCTCTAGGATATAACTTTCCAAAAGATCTTGCTTCTCAAATTGGATTTGCTAATCTGAAATTGTATGCACAGGCTGTAAATCCAGGTAGTATATATCAATCTGTAGATTGGTATGATTTTGATACAAGTGCCACTTATTTCAACCGTAGTTTTGTTATGGGAGTTGAAGTTGGATTTTAA
- a CDS encoding UxaA family hydrolase: MQKKLIKVDPSDNVAVALVNLTAGEKITFEGEDVLVLSDTKMKHKIAMVDFEPGDKIYMYGVIVGKASQKIAKGDVIATTNVKHESAKVSGKTETIGWTVPDVSKWKDRTFMGYHRTDGQVGTENVWLFFPLVFCENRNIEILKGIFEKELKKPKENDYQLLLRSLVNSEKGAEDAVAKSTEVDLFENIEVKFIQHQGGCGGIRQDSHSLAKLLAGYVNNPNVAGATVLSLGCQNLQISIFQDAMKAINPNSDKPVLIYDQQQIGTIEEMLSTVVKDSFAAIKEANKIKRTPTPLSKLTIGLECGGSDGFSGISANPTLGVLSDKLVALGGTTILSEFPELCGVEQELVNRCVDDKDGKRFLELMQWYEKTVVDAGSGFDMNPSPGNIKDGLITDAMKSAGASKKGGTSPIVGVYDYGEYINEPGFTLLCTPGNDVECTTAMVGSGANMVLFTTGLGTPTGNPIAPVVKVSSNTQLATKMSDIIDFNTGGIITGEKSIEETADEMLEFIINVASGDIKTKAAILNQNDFIPWKRGVSL; the protein is encoded by the coding sequence ATGCAAAAGAAATTAATAAAAGTAGATCCTTCGGATAATGTGGCTGTAGCATTAGTAAACCTAACTGCTGGAGAAAAAATCACTTTTGAAGGAGAAGATGTTTTAGTATTATCGGATACTAAAATGAAGCACAAGATTGCAATGGTGGATTTTGAGCCTGGAGACAAAATCTATATGTACGGTGTAATCGTAGGTAAAGCTAGCCAAAAGATTGCTAAAGGTGATGTTATTGCTACGACTAATGTAAAACACGAAAGCGCAAAAGTTTCAGGAAAAACAGAAACTATCGGTTGGACTGTACCTGATGTATCGAAATGGAAAGATAGAACTTTTATGGGATACCATAGAACAGACGGACAAGTAGGAACTGAAAATGTTTGGTTGTTTTTTCCATTAGTTTTTTGTGAAAACAGAAACATTGAAATCTTAAAAGGTATTTTCGAAAAAGAATTGAAAAAACCAAAAGAAAACGATTACCAATTGTTACTTCGTTCTTTGGTAAATTCTGAAAAAGGTGCTGAAGACGCAGTTGCAAAATCAACTGAAGTTGATTTGTTTGAAAACATTGAAGTAAAATTCATCCAGCATCAAGGTGGTTGTGGTGGAATTCGTCAAGATTCACACTCCTTGGCTAAATTGTTGGCTGGATACGTAAACAATCCAAACGTGGCGGGTGCTACTGTTTTGAGTTTAGGTTGTCAAAACTTGCAAATCTCGATTTTTCAAGATGCAATGAAAGCTATTAATCCAAACAGCGACAAACCTGTTTTGATTTACGACCAACAACAAATTGGAACTATCGAAGAAATGTTGAGTACTGTAGTAAAAGATTCTTTCGCTGCAATCAAAGAAGCTAATAAAATTAAAAGAACTCCTACTCCATTGTCAAAATTAACAATCGGTTTAGAATGTGGTGGTTCTGATGGATTCTCTGGAATTTCGGCTAACCCAACATTAGGTGTTTTATCTGATAAATTGGTTGCATTAGGAGGAACTACTATTCTCTCTGAATTCCCAGAATTATGTGGTGTAGAGCAAGAATTAGTAAACCGTTGTGTAGATGACAAAGACGGAAAGCGTTTCTTGGAATTAATGCAATGGTATGAAAAAACAGTTGTAGATGCAGGTTCAGGGTTCGACATGAATCCATCTCCAGGAAACATCAAAGACGGTTTAATTACTGATGCAATGAAATCTGCTGGTGCTTCCAAAAAAGGAGGAACTTCTCCAATTGTAGGTGTTTACGATTATGGAGAATACATCAACGAGCCTGGATTTACTTTATTATGTACCCCTGGAAATGACGTGGAATGTACAACTGCAATGGTAGGTTCTGGAGCAAACATGGTATTGTTTACAACAGGATTAGGAACTCCAACAGGAAACCCAATTGCACCAGTTGTAAAAGTATCTTCAAACACTCAATTGGCTACAAAAATGTCTGACATTATCGATTTTAACACAGGTGGAATTATCACAGGTGAAAAATCAATTGAAGAGACAGCAGACGAAATGTTAGAATTCATTATCAATGTAGCAAGTGGAGATATCAAAACTAAAGCAGCAATATTAAATCAAAACGATTTTATTCCTTGGAAAAGAGGAGTTTCTTTGTAA
- a CDS encoding glycoside hydrolase family 88/105 protein, which translates to MKKLVLFFAIALITATKSNAQQPFDKKLVLKQMMLANDYFMQKWPETGKTIITNKERPSNIWTRGVYYEGLMALHEIFPKEAYYKYAYDWAEFHKWGFNGGNTTRNADNYCAAQTYIDLYKLEPDAKKLKNTKANMDMLLNTPQLDDWSWIDAIQMGMPVFAKMGVLEKDNRYFEKMYEMYMYSRNNHGDHGLYNPKDGLWWRDADFDPPYKEPNGEDCYWSRGNGWVIGALAKVLTIIPENAPHRAQYVNDLKAMAAALVKVQRPDGFWNVSLHDSTHFGEKETSGTALFVYGMAYGINSGILKKETYLPVIQKAWNAINKDALHDNGFLGFLQSTGKEPKDGQPLSYDKIPDFEDYGLGCYLLAGYEIYKMK; encoded by the coding sequence ATGAAAAAGTTAGTTTTATTTTTCGCTATAGCCTTAATTACAGCTACAAAATCGAATGCACAACAGCCATTCGATAAAAAATTAGTGCTAAAACAAATGATGCTTGCCAATGATTATTTCATGCAAAAATGGCCAGAAACTGGTAAAACAATTATTACTAACAAAGAACGCCCAAGTAATATTTGGACACGTGGCGTTTATTATGAAGGACTAATGGCTTTGCATGAAATTTTCCCGAAAGAAGCCTATTACAAGTATGCTTACGATTGGGCTGAATTTCACAAATGGGGATTTAATGGCGGAAATACCACCCGCAATGCCGATAACTATTGCGCTGCACAAACCTATATTGACTTGTACAAATTAGAACCAGATGCAAAAAAATTAAAAAACACAAAAGCCAATATGGACATGCTTTTGAATACGCCTCAACTAGACGATTGGTCTTGGATTGATGCTATTCAAATGGGAATGCCAGTTTTTGCTAAAATGGGTGTTCTTGAAAAAGACAACCGTTATTTCGAAAAAATGTATGAAATGTACATGTATTCCAGAAATAATCATGGCGATCACGGACTTTACAACCCAAAAGATGGCTTGTGGTGGCGTGATGCCGATTTTGATCCTCCGTACAAAGAACCAAACGGCGAGGATTGTTACTGGAGCCGTGGAAATGGTTGGGTAATTGGCGCTTTGGCAAAAGTGCTGACCATTATTCCAGAAAATGCACCTCACAGAGCACAATATGTTAATGATTTAAAAGCAATGGCAGCCGCTTTAGTAAAAGTACAACGTCCTGATGGTTTTTGGAATGTAAGTTTACACGATTCAACACATTTTGGCGAAAAAGAAACTTCAGGAACTGCCTTATTCGTTTACGGTATGGCTTATGGAATCAACAGCGGAATTTTGAAAAAAGAAACTTATTTACCAGTGATTCAAAAAGCGTGGAATGCTATAAACAAAGATGCTTTGCACGATAATGGGTTTTTAGGATTTTTACAATCTACCGGAAAAGAACCAAAAGATGGACAACCATTATCCTATGATAAAATTCCTGATTTCGAAGATTATGGATTGGGTTGCTACTTATTAGCTGGCTATGAAATCTATAAAATGAAATAA
- a CDS encoding glycosyl hydrolase, with translation MKHNKQSSFIALAILLACNAFAQETTPSPWPKSTNTNQPWARWWWMGSAVDKPNLKKSLIDFHKVGIGGVEITPIYGVKGEENNFIDFLSPKYLEMLDYTIKTADSLHMQVDMVLGTGWPYGGSHVTLPHAATKLIVEKYQVKKNETFDKSIVVENKKEKTPAELLYVVAYGNDGSYVNLTNQLKNDPIKVNDKGIDGTTVSIPSSAKPNQLKWKAKKTDYTIYAVFSGKTGQQVKRAAPGGSGYTLDHYSDEALNDYVVPFDKAFKGREGKIRAIFNDSYEVYGTDFTPKFFEEFQARRGYDLKQQLPRLLNETDDAISNRIRSDYRQTLSDLLLNKFDKNWTKWANNKGSKTKLQAHGSPGNLIDLYASADIPECETFGSMPFDIPGFRREKEDVREGDADAVMLKFSSSAAHISGKPLVSSETFTWLREHFKTALSQCKPEAEDLMLNGINHIFLHGSTYSPERAVWPGWQFYASVNFNANNNIWEDAPSLFSYIANCQSMLQQGKPDNEILLYWPIFDTWDKYQKGTLFFEYKIHSLSQWLHGTAFYDSTRNLMKKGYGVDFISDNFILEAKVIDGKIILPGGTFKSLVIPACQKMPLATLQKLIELQKAGAKIIFEGLPESVPGFNEFQKQEAEMKALLASNKELVQPTSDIFKTLEEAQIYPETLVNTGLKYIRRNVDGEKVYYLVNHTPQTIDTFIPIEVGNKEVIIFDPLNRDFGNAIVQKSAKNTLVKIKIEPGQSYFLKTENTASQKKWNYFEPVAASIPLKGNWKINFDKGGPELPPTATVSTLESWTKLSPQAEAFSGSATYTLQFDNPNSKTENWQLNLGDVRESAKVWINDVYVGTAWSVPYQLNLGKLKSGKNTLKIQVTNLSANRIRNKELKGEEWKIFYEINMVDKDYKKFDATKWAPMPSGLLGPITITPLKQQN, from the coding sequence ATGAAACATAACAAACAATCCTCTTTCATAGCATTAGCAATTTTACTTGCTTGCAACGCTTTTGCTCAAGAAACTACACCTTCTCCTTGGCCAAAATCAACCAATACCAATCAACCATGGGCTCGCTGGTGGTGGATGGGAAGTGCTGTGGACAAACCTAATTTAAAGAAAAGTTTAATCGATTTTCATAAAGTAGGAATTGGCGGTGTCGAAATCACTCCTATATATGGTGTAAAAGGAGAAGAAAACAATTTTATCGATTTTCTTTCTCCAAAATATTTAGAAATGCTTGATTATACCATAAAAACTGCTGATAGTTTACACATGCAGGTGGATATGGTTTTAGGAACAGGTTGGCCTTATGGTGGTTCTCATGTTACTTTACCACACGCAGCTACCAAATTAATTGTAGAAAAATACCAAGTCAAAAAAAACGAAACCTTTGACAAAAGCATTGTTGTAGAAAATAAAAAAGAAAAAACACCAGCAGAACTTTTATATGTTGTAGCGTATGGAAATGATGGTTCGTATGTAAATCTTACTAATCAATTAAAAAACGATCCGATAAAAGTAAATGACAAAGGAATTGATGGAACAACAGTTTCAATACCATCCTCAGCAAAACCCAATCAACTAAAATGGAAAGCTAAAAAAACAGATTATACGATTTATGCTGTTTTTAGTGGCAAAACTGGTCAACAAGTTAAAAGAGCAGCTCCGGGCGGAAGCGGTTATACATTAGACCATTATTCTGACGAAGCATTAAATGATTATGTTGTTCCGTTTGACAAAGCATTCAAAGGACGTGAAGGAAAAATTAGAGCTATTTTTAACGACAGTTATGAAGTTTATGGAACGGATTTTACCCCTAAATTTTTCGAAGAATTCCAAGCCAGAAGAGGGTATGATTTAAAACAACAATTACCTCGTTTACTAAACGAAACTGATGACGCTATCAGTAATAGAATAAGAAGTGATTACCGACAAACCCTATCCGATTTATTATTGAATAAATTTGACAAAAATTGGACGAAATGGGCAAATAACAAAGGCTCCAAAACCAAATTACAAGCCCATGGATCTCCAGGAAATTTAATTGACTTATACGCATCTGCTGATATTCCAGAATGCGAAACTTTTGGCTCTATGCCTTTTGATATTCCAGGTTTTAGACGCGAAAAAGAAGACGTTCGTGAAGGTGATGCCGATGCCGTAATGTTGAAATTCTCTTCATCTGCTGCTCATATTTCAGGAAAACCATTGGTATCTTCAGAAACTTTTACATGGTTGCGTGAGCATTTCAAAACCGCTTTATCACAATGCAAGCCTGAAGCCGAAGATTTGATGCTAAACGGAATCAATCATATTTTTCTTCACGGTTCTACCTATTCGCCTGAAAGAGCCGTTTGGCCGGGATGGCAATTTTACGCATCAGTAAATTTTAATGCTAATAATAACATTTGGGAAGATGCTCCTTCCTTGTTTTCGTATATTGCCAACTGCCAATCAATGTTACAACAAGGAAAACCTGACAATGAAATATTGTTGTACTGGCCAATTTTTGACACTTGGGACAAATACCAAAAAGGCACTTTATTTTTTGAATATAAAATCCATTCATTATCACAATGGTTGCACGGAACTGCTTTTTATGACAGTACCAGAAACCTTATGAAAAAAGGATATGGAGTCGATTTTATTTCTGATAATTTCATTTTAGAAGCCAAAGTGATTGACGGAAAAATCATTTTACCAGGTGGAACTTTCAAATCATTAGTGATTCCTGCTTGCCAAAAAATGCCTTTGGCTACTTTGCAAAAACTAATCGAATTACAAAAAGCAGGAGCTAAAATCATCTTTGAAGGCTTACCAGAATCGGTTCCTGGATTTAATGAGTTTCAAAAACAAGAAGCCGAAATGAAAGCGCTTTTAGCATCTAACAAAGAATTAGTTCAACCTACTTCGGATATTTTCAAAACTCTAGAAGAAGCTCAAATCTATCCTGAAACATTAGTTAATACTGGTTTAAAATACATCAGAAGAAATGTGGATGGCGAAAAAGTGTATTATCTAGTAAACCACACGCCTCAAACCATTGATACTTTTATTCCGATAGAAGTTGGTAACAAAGAAGTAATAATTTTTGACCCTTTAAACAGAGATTTTGGAAATGCAATCGTTCAAAAATCGGCCAAAAACACTTTGGTCAAAATAAAAATAGAACCAGGACAATCGTACTTTTTGAAAACTGAAAATACAGCTTCGCAAAAAAAATGGAATTATTTTGAACCTGTTGCAGCTTCTATTCCGTTAAAAGGAAATTGGAAAATCAATTTTGATAAAGGTGGACCAGAATTGCCTCCAACTGCAACCGTTTCTACTTTAGAGTCTTGGACAAAATTAAGTCCGCAAGCCGAAGCTTTTTCAGGAAGCGCAACTTATACCTTGCAATTTGATAATCCAAATAGCAAAACTGAAAATTGGCAATTGAATTTAGGCGATGTTCGCGAAAGTGCTAAAGTGTGGATTAATGACGTTTATGTTGGAACAGCTTGGTCAGTTCCTTATCAATTGAATCTTGGTAAATTAAAATCAGGAAAAAACACTTTAAAAATTCAGGTAACCAATCTTTCTGCCAACAGAATTCGCAACAAAGAATTAAAAGGCGAAGAATGGAAAATATTCTACGAAATCAATATGGTTGACAAAGATTATAAAAAATTCGACGCTACAAAATGGGCTCCAATGCCTTCGGGATTATTAGGTCCAATTACAATTACACCTTTAAAACAACAAAATTAA